AGGGGGCGCAGGTCGGGGTGCCTGCCGCTATGGCAGTGCCATTCCCCCTCCACCCCGCTTCGCGCGGTCCCCCTCCCCGCAGGGCGGGGAGGAATGGGGTGGTGCATGATCCTCCCTGCCTGCGGGGAGGGATGGGGCGTGGTTGTTTGCATATAAAGAAAACGGGGGCCCGCATTGCTGCGGGCCCCCACTGTCGCTCGCTGCCACCGGGGGCGGCGTCGGGTGGTGCCTGACCGGCGGATGAGCGGGCGAGGGCCTTCCGGGGCACGAAGCCCCTGGGCCGCTTTCGGCACCCTTGCTGGAAAGGGCGGCGAAAGAGCTCTCGTGCGCGTTCCGCATCGCCTGCCCGGGGAAGAGCAGGGCCAGGAACCGGTCCCATACGCGCCTGGGGGCGGCATGGCGGGCGTTGCCTGCTTCGGGCACCGCTCCCACGCGCGACGATCACGAGTCCCCGTATCACGGGCGATCACGAACGTGCGGGACGGACCCCACCGAAGCTGGGCTGGCGCTGTTCACGGGCAAGTTCCGCATCCGGCCCCTGCATTCGCAGGACGTGTGGCACGCAGCCGCTCACTACCGAACATCGGCGCTTCGCCGTTGAACTGCACCACGAACCCTTTGCGGACGCAGAAAGGCAACCTTTCCAGACCCGTGCGGGCTGGCCAGTGCAATCGACATTCCGTTCAGAAAGTTCGCTCGAAAAGCAGGAAAGTGGGGCAAGCCAAGGTGTTGGGCCCGGACTTTACGACACTTCATCGCTGTCGAGAAAGGCATGCTGCGCCCATCGGGTGAGTCGGGCAAGAGGAAAAAAACACGGATGGCGCGCCAGGCCTGAAGAAGCGATATGAAGGGGCTCCGAGTACTAAAAAAGGCCCCCTTCCGGCGAGGGAAGGGGGCCTTTTTGTTTGCTGCGGTGCAGGCTGGTGCGATCAGCGGCCCTGCTGGGCCAGCAGGCGCAGGCGCAGCGCGTTGAGCTTGATGAAGCCGGCGGCGTCCTTCTGGTCGTAGGCGCCCGCGTCGTCCTCGAACGTGACGTGGCGTTCGGAATAGAGGCTGTCGGGCGACTTGCGGCCGACGACCGAGGCCAGCCCCTTGTAGAGCTTGAGGCGCACGGTGCCGTTGACCTTGGCCTGGCTGGCGTCGATCGCGGCCTGGAGCATCTCGCGCTCGGGCGAGTACCAGAAGCCGTTGTAGATCAGCTCGGCATACTTGGGCATCAGCTCGTCCTTGAGGTGGGCTGCGCCACGGTCGAGCGTGATCGATTCGATGCCGCGATGGGCGACGGCATAGATCGTGCCGCCCGGCGTTTCGTACATGCCGCGGCTCTTCATGCCGACAAAGCGGTTCTCGACGAGGTCGAGGCGACCGATCCCGTGCTTGCGGCCCAGTTCGTTGAGCGCGGCGAGCAGGGTGGCCGGGCTCATCGCTTCGCCGTTGAGGGCGATGCCGTCACCCTTTGCGAAGTCGATCGTGATATATTCGGGGGTGTCGGGCGCGTCCTCGGGGTTGACCGTGCGCGAATAGACGTAGTCGGGCACTTCCTGCCACGGGTCTTCGAGAACCTTGCCTTCCGACGAGGTGTGCAGAAGGTTGGCATCGGTCGAGAACGGGCTTTCGCCGCGCTTGTCCTTGGGCACCGGGATCTGGTGGGCTTCGGCCCAGGCGATCAGCGCGGTGCGGCTGGTCAGGTCCCATTCGCGCCACGGGGCAATGACCTTGATGCCCGGTTCGAGGGCATAGGCCGAGAGTTCGAAGCGGACCTGGTCGTTGCCCTTGCCGGTGGCGCCATGGGCCACGGCGTCGGCGCCGGTTTCGCGGGCGATTTCGATCAGGCGCTTGGAGATCAGCGG
The genomic region above belongs to Novosphingobium sp. IK01 and contains:
- a CDS encoding argininosuccinate synthase produces the protein MSEIKRVVLAYSGGLDTSVILKWLQVEYGCEVVTFTADLGQGEELEPARAKAELMGVKPEHIYIDDLREEFVRDFVFPMMRANARYEGDYLLGTSIARPLISKRLIEIARETGADAVAHGATGKGNDQVRFELSAYALEPGIKVIAPWREWDLTSRTALIAWAEAHQIPVPKDKRGESPFSTDANLLHTSSEGKVLEDPWQEVPDYVYSRTVNPEDAPDTPEYITIDFAKGDGIALNGEAMSPATLLAALNELGRKHGIGRLDLVENRFVGMKSRGMYETPGGTIYAVAHRGIESITLDRGAAHLKDELMPKYAELIYNGFWYSPEREMLQAAIDASQAKVNGTVRLKLYKGLASVVGRKSPDSLYSERHVTFEDDAGAYDQKDAAGFIKLNALRLRLLAQQGR